A section of the Drosophila subobscura isolate 14011-0131.10 chromosome A, UCBerk_Dsub_1.0, whole genome shotgun sequence genome encodes:
- the LOC117899345 gene encoding ral GTPase-activating protein subunit beta isoform X2, with translation MYSEWASLSAQITANSCGAQCFSVLNKFPASAGREVVVSVVKQLGTNLGITQNAEPSHLVKDEEVKWCMDVICFGLSLPLQEHETIKDCVNVYCEWLTALHPQPRISVPKPICEDANLYARQIINHFHNLFVPRQGESADTIKRQAVLCHRVLRTLQQTAQISQLMDRQTWDTLLLFLLAINEILLAPPTVKDDVGDQLCERVLSVLFEVWLLACVRSFPSPSMWKTLQESCSMWRHRVALVDQWNRVNLALTSRLLEFSYGPAFPQLKNADEDGQLIPVGMSNDCVAQTWYRFLRMIGNPTALCSPHIISKSSHFVQWALTHEKGAETHQHPCLQQLPQIFLNAMKGISSQVDAFLGVYQPPPQQTDNVVTNLMEIRHSLNEATSSTLQQFIHSSSASNISANGLQQQQGSGLGSGSGSAAQQLQLQLQHQHLHHHHHLHYPHLHLHGAGSFLRDNFMSNSASTALNAIMGHHGHHQHPNQLHQQQQQQQQLSLSHSGASPTSSASASAVGSTSAGGSHSAGVVGSISFSTAEASLGTTAATSTPTPPLQRRLAKSFSVAPTITQQKGLSKTSLIGLTGGGARNAIGSSSNSSNSNNNNSYTHSSGSTSAGPVQGSGGGGGGGAAVAPGIGTGIGPGSGSGSGTGGQAPTPVSAAGAAAPTTPTSTSGPPSASSSINSLPLTAMGAGTELAVARPKCNSILHVFHEWLFEAAHIGGDTWRQNRKKQACEASKRPSSMIMEHRKGSISLSQPNSLNDPASLPPTLTIDKYESGRAEAIGTLCKIFCAKKTGEEILPVYLARFYMALQQCLKITESKECDETLASILLHSGDLFRLDLDGINVLLPGFIAALEIVLPDKDLKLKTQSMAFNRTELRRSAINILLSIMVLPLHYQALPIRDLSSETSEKMFTFIQLKSRLMNILMNALQVETDAQNTHMLLGGLLLCVQDAVTFEETDMGGTASTHMHSSGGAQHHEANLLSSACSERSASLVSAGTASLGAQTTATMGAGSGSMRDTASAHDYPSLTISDDMSFEFGQELEGVTTYDNAHALFVRATYLVCHRLISSWKTDLNVSLAALELLSGLARLHIRETARKFTNDALECKRAVKWICDYICYQCSRPPPAHSKDLHSTIVAAFQCTAAWLMQHPYLLQDKDCLQTVLEVVELGISGTKSQSKSGDIPKFKDEKELKPASMRVRDAAENLLTIILEQVGYFPSECGPESISSLLDELALMKHCNSMVPAAAASTEQAIAKFKYFVTENSTILALLEEPLGNDQDPQPTVTLLIRGPFGRHAWTMQLRHLPRSKSGIKYHAINPGRPIPMNDVSQRPECEQKNFPDGVDKVQPCVADYSIPTIDQIREQYGSASIRELEALLENQSIHEKLAWAEADNSVDSLSHSQECVPPLVCQEFHAARLFLSHFGFLTFETRNPHNPAEALGTPPQRPLIVLDTKSTAFAADLDRLDKLSARTHDTVYVFYVKTGQTSAQQIIGNMVEETSHTYDPHFAGMLQTLGWPVLVADHSGWTGFAHNSWSLKGTPEEQQQQLQLKSNVPSELNYNGSQRVLYWADVSSEIAFVVPTTWNLRYNSDTSDGGSLSGSDQLGTSNVWARCESEAGTGAAKSKPRNLSLELDTSTGTGRSQKDPVPPTRRKGNVTKPTLLAQAPAKIFLVWLESYEDYLNFPLEDLLAYTRTGEELHSLQQPRAADCHVIFVHSLLSGLLRVKLQGPPGRMSFATPLVDGMVLSRRVVGNLVRQTALNISRRRRLDNDNYQPPHVRRRLKVQDIVQKYKMDLSEAELLAHLFQRAI, from the exons ATGTACTCTGAATGGGCCTCACTGTCGGCCCAGATTACGGCCAACAGCTGCGGTGCGCAATGCTTCAGTGTGCTGAACAAATTCCCAGCCTCGGCTGGACGGGAAGTGGTCGTGTCGGTGGTCAAGCAGCTGGGCACCAATCTGGGCATCACACAGAATGCCGAGCCCAGCCATTTGGTCAAGGATGAGGAG GTGAAATGGTGCATGGATGTCATCTGCTTTGGCCTATCGCTGCCCCTGCAGGAGCACGAGACCATCAAGGACTGCGTGAATGTCTACTGCGAGTGGCTGACGGCGCTGCATCCGCAGCCGCGCATCAGTGTGCCGAAGCCCATATGCGAGGATGCCAATCTGTATGCACGCCAGATAATCAATCACTTTCACAATCTGTTTGTGCCGCGCCAGGGCGAAA GTGCCGACACCATTAAGCGGCAGGCGGTGCTGTGTCATCGGGTGCTGCGCACACTTCAGCAGACGGCGCAGATATCGCAGCTGATGGATCGTCAGACGTGGGacacgctgctgctcttcctgctggCCATTAACGAGATTCTACTGGCGCCGCCCACCGTCAAGGATGATGTCGGCGATCAGCTGTGCGAGCGTGTGCTCTCCGTGCTCTTTGAAGtgtggctgctggcctgcGTGCGCAGCTTCCCCTCGCCCTCGATGTGGAAAACGCTGCAGGAGTCGTGCTCCATGTGGCGGCATCGCGTGGCCCTGGTCGATCAATGGAATCGTGTCAACTTGGCCCTCACCTCCCGCCTGCTCGAGTTCAGCTATGGCCCAGCGTTTCCGCAGCTCAAAAATG CCGACGAGGATGGCCAGCTGATACCTGTGGGCATGTCGAACGATTGTGTGGCCCAGACATGGTATCGCTTCTTGCGCATGATCGGAAATCCCACGGCGCTCTGCTCACCGCACATCATCAGCAAATCGTCGCACTTCGTGCAGTGGGCGCTCACCCACGAGAAGGGCGCTGAGACGCACCAGCATCCgtgtctgcagcagctgccgcagatCTTTCTCAACGCCATGAAGGGCATCTCCAGCCAGGTGGATGCGTTTCTGG GCGTTTatcagccgccgccacagcagacGGATAATGTCGTGACAAATCTAATGGAGATACGTCACTCGCTGAACGAGGCCACCTCCTCCACGCTGCAGCAGTTTATCCACTCGAGCAGCGCTTCGAATATATCTGCGAatggcctgcagcagcagcagggctcCGGTTTGGGCTCCGGCTCCGGATCCGCCgcgcagcaactgcagctccagctgcagcatcagcatctgcatcaccatcaccatcttCACTATCCGCACTTGCATTTACATGGCGCTGGCAGCTTCCTGCGCGACAATTTCATGAGCAACTCGGCCAGCACTGCCCTGAACGCCATCATGGGTCATCACggtcatcatcagcatccgAATCAgctccatcagcagcagcagcagcagcagcagctatcaCTCTCCCATAGTGGAGCCTCGCCGACgtccagcgccagcgcctCTGCGGTGGGCAGCACCAGCGCTGGTGGCAGCCACTCGGCCGGAGTCGTTGGCAGCATATCCTTTAGCACGGCTGAGGCCAGTCTGGGGACAACAGCTGCCACGAGCACGCCCACACCGCCTCTACAGCGACGATTGGCCAAGAGTTTTAGCGTGGCGCCCACCATAACGCAGCAAAAGG GCTTGAGCAAAACCTCGCTTATCGGCCTCACGGGAGGCGGTGCACGCAATGcgatcggcagcagcagcaacagcagcaacagcaacaacaacaacagctacaccCACAGCAGCGGCTCGACGAGCGCTGGCCCAGTCCAAGGCtcgggtggtggtggtggtggtggtgccgccgTTGCCCctggcattggcactggcattggccCTGGCTccggttctggttctggcacTGGTGGCCAGGCACCAACTCCGGTCTCGGCCGCTGGGGCTGCGGCACCCACAACGCCAACATCGACATCGGGTCCGCCCTcggcgagcagcagcatcaact CTCTGCCACTGACAGCGATGGGAGCCGGCACTGAGCTGGCGGTGGCGCGGCCCAAGTGTAACAGCATTCTCCACGTATTCCACGAGTGGCTGTTCGAGGCAGCGCACATAGGTGGCGATACCTGGCGCCAGAATCGCAAGA AGCAGGCATGCGAGGCTAGCAAGCGGCCATCGTCGATGATCATGGAGCACCGCAAGGGTTCCATTTCGCTGTCGCAGCCCAACTCGCTGAACGATCCCGCCTCACTGCCGCCCACGCTGACCATCGACAAGTACGAGTCGGGCCGTGCCGAGGCCATTGGCACACTGTGCAAGATCTTTTGTGCAAAGAAGACCGGCGAGGAGATATTGCCAGTGTATTTGGCTCGCTTCTACATGGCCCTGCAGCAGTGCCTCAAGATCACCGAGTCGAAGGAGTGCGATGAGACGCTGGCCAGCATACTGCTGCACTCGGGCGATCTCTTTCGCCTGGATCTGGATGGCAtcaatgtgctgctgccgggCTTCATAGCCGCCCTAGAGATTGTGCTGCCCGACAAGGATCTGAAGCTGAAGACACAATCCATGGCATTCAATCGCACGGAGCTCCGGCGCTCGGCCATCAACATATTGCTGTCGATAAtggtgctgccactgcactATCAGGCACTGCCCATCCGTGATCTGTCCAGCGAGACGAGCGAAAA AATGTTCACATTCATTCAGCTGAAGTCGCGTCTCATGAACATTCTGATGAATGCGCTGCAGGTGGAAACAGATGcccagaacacacacatgctgcTGGGCGGTCTGCTGTTGTGCGTCCAGGATGCCGTCACCTTCGAGGAAACGGACATGGGGGGCACGGCCTCCACTCATATGCACAGCTCTGGCGGTGCACAGCACCACGAGGCCAATCTACTCAGCTCGG CTTGCTCGGAGCGTTCCGCCTCGCTGGTCAGCGCTGGCACGGCCAGCTTGGGTGCCCAAACGACGGCCACCATGGGCGCTGGTTCGGGCTCCATGCGCGACACGGCCTCGGCCCACGATTATCCAAGTTTAACCATCTCCGATGACATGTCATTTGAGTTTGGCCAAGAGCTGGAAGGCGTGACCACATATG ATAATGCCCATGCGCTGTTTGTGCGTGCCACGTATTTGGTCTGCCATCGGCTCATCTCGTCGTGGAAAACAGACTTGAATGTCTCCCTGGCCGCCCTGGAGCTGTTGTCCGGCTTGGCCAGGCTGCATATACGCGAAACAG CCAGGAAGTTTACAAATG ACGCTCTAGAGTGCAAGCGCGCCGTCAAGTGGATATGCGACTACATATGCTATCAGTGCTCGAGGCCACCGCCGGCGCACAGCAAGGATCTGCATAGCACAATTGTGGCTGCGTTTCAGTGCACCGCCGCCTGGCTGATGCAGCATCCGTATTTGCTGCAGGACAAGGACTGCCTGCAGACGGTGCTCGAGGTGGTTGAGCTGGGCATATCGGGCACCAAGAGTCAGAGCAAAAGCGGCGATATACCCAAGTTCAAGGATGAGAAGGAACTGAAGCCGGCCTCCATGCGGGTGCGAGATGCGGCCGAGAATCTGCTCACCATCATCCTCGAACAGGTTGGCTATTTTCCCAGCGAATGTGGCCCCGAGTCCATATCATCGCTGCTCGATGAACTGGCCCTGATGAAGCACTGCAACTCGATGgtgccagcggcggcggccagcaCCGAGCAGGCCATTGCCAAGTTCAAGTATTTTGTGACGGAAAACTCGACCATTTTGGCACTGCTCGAGGAGCCGCTGGGCAATGATCAGGATCCGCAGCCAACAGTGACAC TGCTGATCCGTGGACCATTTGGCCGACATGCGTGGACCATGCAGCTGCGACACTTGCCACGCAGCAAGTCGGGCATCAAGTACCATGCCATCAATCCCGGCCGTCCCATACCCATGAACGATGTTAGCCAGCGGCCCGAGTGCGAGCAAAAGAACTTCCCGGACGGCGTGGACAAGGTGCAGCCGTGCGTGGCCGACTATTCCATACCCACCATCGATCAGATACGCGAGCAGTATGGTTCCGCCAGTATACGGGAGCTGGAGGCGCTGCTCGAGAACCAGAGCATACACGAGAAGCTGGCCTGGGCGGAGGCGGACAACAGTGTGGACAGTCTGTCGCATTCGCAGGAGTGCGTGCCGCCGTTGGTGTGCCAAGAGTTTCATGCCGCACGGCTATTCCTTTCGCATTTCGGTTTTCTCACCTTCGAGACACGCAATCCGCACAATCCAGCCGAGGCGCTGGGCACACCGCCCCAGCGACCGCTCATCGTGCTGGACACAAAGTCGACGGCATTTGCCGCCGATCTGGATCGACTGGACAAGCTCAGTGCCCGCACCCACGATACCGTCTATGTGTTCTACGTTAAG ACGGGTCAGACGAGTGCCCAGCAAATAATTGGCAATATGGTCGAGGAGACGAGCCACACTTATGATCCGCATTTTGCCGGCATGCTGCAGACCCTCGGCTGGCCGGTGCTGGTTGCCGATCACTCGGGCTGGACGGGCTTTGCCCACAACTCCTGGTCGCTAAAGGGAAcgccagaggagcagcaacagcagctgcagctgaaatcCAATGTGCCCAGCGAGCTCAATTACAATGGATCACAGCGTGTGCTCTATTGGGCGGATGTCTCGTCGGAGATTGCGTTCGTGGTGCCGACAACGTGGAATCTTCGCTACAACAGCGACACGAGCGATGGCGGCAGTCTCTCCGGCAGCGATCAGCTTGGCACGAGCAATGTTTGGGCACGTTGCGAGTCGGAGGCAGGAACTGGTGCAGCCAAGTCAAAGCCGCGTAATCTCAGCTTGGAATTGGACACGAGCACGGGCACTGGGCGCAGCCAAAAGGATCCTGTGCCACCAACGCGTCGCAAGGGGAACGTAACCAAGCCGACGCTGCTCGCACAGGCTCCGGCCAAGATCTTCCTCGTGTGGCTGGAGAGCTACGAGGACTACCTGAACTTCCCGCTCGAGGATCTGCTCGCCTACACACGCACCGGCGAGGAGCTGCACTCGCTGCAGCAGCCCCGGGCCGCTGACTGTCATGTGATCTTCGTGCACTCGTTGCTGTCGGGACTGTTAAGGGTCAAGCTGCAGGGCCCGCCCGGTCGCATGAGCTTTGCCACGCCCCTAGTCGATGGCATGGTGCTGAGTCGACGCGTCGTTGGCAATCTGGTGCGTCAGACGGCCCTAAACATATCCCGCAGACGGCGACTGGACAACGATAA CTATCAACCGCCGCATGTGCGACGCCGCTTGAAGGTGCAGGACATTGTCCAGAAGTACAAAATGGATTTGAGCGAGGCCGAGCTGCTGGCCCATCTGTTTCAGCGTGCAATTTAG
- the LOC117899345 gene encoding ral GTPase-activating protein subunit beta isoform X7: MYSEWASLSAQITANSCGAQCFSVLNKFPASAGREVVVSVVKQLGTNLGITQNAEPSHLVKDEEVKWCMDVICFGLSLPLQEHETIKDCVNVYCEWLTALHPQPRISVPKPICEDANLYARQIINHFHNLFVPRQGESADTIKRQAVLCHRVLRTLQQTAQISQLMDRQTWDTLLLFLLAINEILLAPPTVKDDVGDQLCERVLSVLFEVWLLACVRSFPSPSMWKTLQESCSMWRHRVALVDQWNRVNLALTSRLLEFSYGPAFPQLKNADEDGQLIPVGMSNDCVAQTWYRFLRMIGNPTALCSPHIISKSSHFVQWALTHEKGAETHQHPCLQQLPQIFLNAMKGISSQVDAFLGVYQPPPQQTDNVVTNLMEIRHSLNEATSSTLQQFIHSSSASNISANGLQQQQGSGLGSGSGSAAQQLQLQLQHQHLHHHHHLHYPHLHLHGAGSFLRDNFMSNSASTALNAIMGHHGHHQHPNQLHQQQQQQQQLSLSHSGASPTSSASASAVGSTSAGGSHSAGVVGSISFSTAEASLGTTAATSTPTPPLQRRLAKSFSVAPTITQQKALPLTAMGAGTELAVARPKCNSILHVFHEWLFEAAHIGGDTWRQNRKKQACEASKRPSSMIMEHRKGSISLSQPNSLNDPASLPPTLTIDKYESGRAEAIGTLCKIFCAKKTGEEILPVYLARFYMALQQCLKITESKECDETLASILLHSGDLFRLDLDGINVLLPGFIAALEIVLPDKDLKLKTQSMAFNRTELRRSAINILLSIMVLPLHYQALPIRDLSSETSEKMFTFIQLKSRLMNILMNALQVETDAQNTHMLLGGLLLCVQDAVTFEETDMGGTASTHMHSSGGAQHHEANLLSSACSERSASLVSAGTASLGAQTTATMGAGSGSMRDTASAHDYPSLTISDDMSFEFGQELEGVTTYDNAHALFVRATYLVCHRLISSWKTDLNVSLAALELLSGLARLHIRETDTLVKIYEASQNLTIISSDALECKRAVKWICDYICYQCSRPPPAHSKDLHSTIVAAFQCTAAWLMQHPYLLQDKDCLQTVLEVVELGISGTKSQSKSGDIPKFKDEKELKPASMRVRDAAENLLTIILEQVGYFPSECGPESISSLLDELALMKHCNSMVPAAAASTEQAIAKFKYFVTENSTILALLEEPLGNDQDPQPTVTLLIRGPFGRHAWTMQLRHLPRSKSGIKYHAINPGRPIPMNDVSQRPECEQKNFPDGVDKVQPCVADYSIPTIDQIREQYGSASIRELEALLENQSIHEKLAWAEADNSVDSLSHSQECVPPLVCQEFHAARLFLSHFGFLTFETRNPHNPAEALGTPPQRPLIVLDTKSTAFAADLDRLDKLSARTHDTVYVFYVKTGQTSAQQIIGNMVEETSHTYDPHFAGMLQTLGWPVLVADHSGWTGFAHNSWSLKGTPEEQQQQLQLKSNVPSELNYNGSQRVLYWADVSSEIAFVVPTTWNLRYNSDTSDGGSLSGSDQLGTSNVWARCESEAGTGAAKSKPRNLSLELDTSTGTGRSQKDPVPPTRRKGNVTKPTLLAQAPAKIFLVWLESYEDYLNFPLEDLLAYTRTGEELHSLQQPRAADCHVIFVHSLLSGLLRVKLQGPPGRMSFATPLVDGMVLSRRVVGNLVRQTALNISRRRRLDNDNYQPPHVRRRLKVQDIVQKYKMDLSEAELLAHLFQRAI, encoded by the exons ATGTACTCTGAATGGGCCTCACTGTCGGCCCAGATTACGGCCAACAGCTGCGGTGCGCAATGCTTCAGTGTGCTGAACAAATTCCCAGCCTCGGCTGGACGGGAAGTGGTCGTGTCGGTGGTCAAGCAGCTGGGCACCAATCTGGGCATCACACAGAATGCCGAGCCCAGCCATTTGGTCAAGGATGAGGAG GTGAAATGGTGCATGGATGTCATCTGCTTTGGCCTATCGCTGCCCCTGCAGGAGCACGAGACCATCAAGGACTGCGTGAATGTCTACTGCGAGTGGCTGACGGCGCTGCATCCGCAGCCGCGCATCAGTGTGCCGAAGCCCATATGCGAGGATGCCAATCTGTATGCACGCCAGATAATCAATCACTTTCACAATCTGTTTGTGCCGCGCCAGGGCGAAA GTGCCGACACCATTAAGCGGCAGGCGGTGCTGTGTCATCGGGTGCTGCGCACACTTCAGCAGACGGCGCAGATATCGCAGCTGATGGATCGTCAGACGTGGGacacgctgctgctcttcctgctggCCATTAACGAGATTCTACTGGCGCCGCCCACCGTCAAGGATGATGTCGGCGATCAGCTGTGCGAGCGTGTGCTCTCCGTGCTCTTTGAAGtgtggctgctggcctgcGTGCGCAGCTTCCCCTCGCCCTCGATGTGGAAAACGCTGCAGGAGTCGTGCTCCATGTGGCGGCATCGCGTGGCCCTGGTCGATCAATGGAATCGTGTCAACTTGGCCCTCACCTCCCGCCTGCTCGAGTTCAGCTATGGCCCAGCGTTTCCGCAGCTCAAAAATG CCGACGAGGATGGCCAGCTGATACCTGTGGGCATGTCGAACGATTGTGTGGCCCAGACATGGTATCGCTTCTTGCGCATGATCGGAAATCCCACGGCGCTCTGCTCACCGCACATCATCAGCAAATCGTCGCACTTCGTGCAGTGGGCGCTCACCCACGAGAAGGGCGCTGAGACGCACCAGCATCCgtgtctgcagcagctgccgcagatCTTTCTCAACGCCATGAAGGGCATCTCCAGCCAGGTGGATGCGTTTCTGG GCGTTTatcagccgccgccacagcagacGGATAATGTCGTGACAAATCTAATGGAGATACGTCACTCGCTGAACGAGGCCACCTCCTCCACGCTGCAGCAGTTTATCCACTCGAGCAGCGCTTCGAATATATCTGCGAatggcctgcagcagcagcagggctcCGGTTTGGGCTCCGGCTCCGGATCCGCCgcgcagcaactgcagctccagctgcagcatcagcatctgcatcaccatcaccatcttCACTATCCGCACTTGCATTTACATGGCGCTGGCAGCTTCCTGCGCGACAATTTCATGAGCAACTCGGCCAGCACTGCCCTGAACGCCATCATGGGTCATCACggtcatcatcagcatccgAATCAgctccatcagcagcagcagcagcagcagcagctatcaCTCTCCCATAGTGGAGCCTCGCCGACgtccagcgccagcgcctCTGCGGTGGGCAGCACCAGCGCTGGTGGCAGCCACTCGGCCGGAGTCGTTGGCAGCATATCCTTTAGCACGGCTGAGGCCAGTCTGGGGACAACAGCTGCCACGAGCACGCCCACACCGCCTCTACAGCGACGATTGGCCAAGAGTTTTAGCGTGGCGCCCACCATAACGCAGCAAAAGG CTCTGCCACTGACAGCGATGGGAGCCGGCACTGAGCTGGCGGTGGCGCGGCCCAAGTGTAACAGCATTCTCCACGTATTCCACGAGTGGCTGTTCGAGGCAGCGCACATAGGTGGCGATACCTGGCGCCAGAATCGCAAGA AGCAGGCATGCGAGGCTAGCAAGCGGCCATCGTCGATGATCATGGAGCACCGCAAGGGTTCCATTTCGCTGTCGCAGCCCAACTCGCTGAACGATCCCGCCTCACTGCCGCCCACGCTGACCATCGACAAGTACGAGTCGGGCCGTGCCGAGGCCATTGGCACACTGTGCAAGATCTTTTGTGCAAAGAAGACCGGCGAGGAGATATTGCCAGTGTATTTGGCTCGCTTCTACATGGCCCTGCAGCAGTGCCTCAAGATCACCGAGTCGAAGGAGTGCGATGAGACGCTGGCCAGCATACTGCTGCACTCGGGCGATCTCTTTCGCCTGGATCTGGATGGCAtcaatgtgctgctgccgggCTTCATAGCCGCCCTAGAGATTGTGCTGCCCGACAAGGATCTGAAGCTGAAGACACAATCCATGGCATTCAATCGCACGGAGCTCCGGCGCTCGGCCATCAACATATTGCTGTCGATAAtggtgctgccactgcactATCAGGCACTGCCCATCCGTGATCTGTCCAGCGAGACGAGCGAAAA AATGTTCACATTCATTCAGCTGAAGTCGCGTCTCATGAACATTCTGATGAATGCGCTGCAGGTGGAAACAGATGcccagaacacacacatgctgcTGGGCGGTCTGCTGTTGTGCGTCCAGGATGCCGTCACCTTCGAGGAAACGGACATGGGGGGCACGGCCTCCACTCATATGCACAGCTCTGGCGGTGCACAGCACCACGAGGCCAATCTACTCAGCTCGG CTTGCTCGGAGCGTTCCGCCTCGCTGGTCAGCGCTGGCACGGCCAGCTTGGGTGCCCAAACGACGGCCACCATGGGCGCTGGTTCGGGCTCCATGCGCGACACGGCCTCGGCCCACGATTATCCAAGTTTAACCATCTCCGATGACATGTCATTTGAGTTTGGCCAAGAGCTGGAAGGCGTGACCACATATG ATAATGCCCATGCGCTGTTTGTGCGTGCCACGTATTTGGTCTGCCATCGGCTCATCTCGTCGTGGAAAACAGACTTGAATGTCTCCCTGGCCGCCCTGGAGCTGTTGTCCGGCTTGGCCAGGCTGCATATACGCGAAACAG ACACATTAGTGAAAATCTATGAAGCTAGTCAGAATCTAACGATAATCTCCTCAGACGCTCTAGAGTGCAAGCGCGCCGTCAAGTGGATATGCGACTACATATGCTATCAGTGCTCGAGGCCACCGCCGGCGCACAGCAAGGATCTGCATAGCACAATTGTGGCTGCGTTTCAGTGCACCGCCGCCTGGCTGATGCAGCATCCGTATTTGCTGCAGGACAAGGACTGCCTGCAGACGGTGCTCGAGGTGGTTGAGCTGGGCATATCGGGCACCAAGAGTCAGAGCAAAAGCGGCGATATACCCAAGTTCAAGGATGAGAAGGAACTGAAGCCGGCCTCCATGCGGGTGCGAGATGCGGCCGAGAATCTGCTCACCATCATCCTCGAACAGGTTGGCTATTTTCCCAGCGAATGTGGCCCCGAGTCCATATCATCGCTGCTCGATGAACTGGCCCTGATGAAGCACTGCAACTCGATGgtgccagcggcggcggccagcaCCGAGCAGGCCATTGCCAAGTTCAAGTATTTTGTGACGGAAAACTCGACCATTTTGGCACTGCTCGAGGAGCCGCTGGGCAATGATCAGGATCCGCAGCCAACAGTGACAC TGCTGATCCGTGGACCATTTGGCCGACATGCGTGGACCATGCAGCTGCGACACTTGCCACGCAGCAAGTCGGGCATCAAGTACCATGCCATCAATCCCGGCCGTCCCATACCCATGAACGATGTTAGCCAGCGGCCCGAGTGCGAGCAAAAGAACTTCCCGGACGGCGTGGACAAGGTGCAGCCGTGCGTGGCCGACTATTCCATACCCACCATCGATCAGATACGCGAGCAGTATGGTTCCGCCAGTATACGGGAGCTGGAGGCGCTGCTCGAGAACCAGAGCATACACGAGAAGCTGGCCTGGGCGGAGGCGGACAACAGTGTGGACAGTCTGTCGCATTCGCAGGAGTGCGTGCCGCCGTTGGTGTGCCAAGAGTTTCATGCCGCACGGCTATTCCTTTCGCATTTCGGTTTTCTCACCTTCGAGACACGCAATCCGCACAATCCAGCCGAGGCGCTGGGCACACCGCCCCAGCGACCGCTCATCGTGCTGGACACAAAGTCGACGGCATTTGCCGCCGATCTGGATCGACTGGACAAGCTCAGTGCCCGCACCCACGATACCGTCTATGTGTTCTACGTTAAG ACGGGTCAGACGAGTGCCCAGCAAATAATTGGCAATATGGTCGAGGAGACGAGCCACACTTATGATCCGCATTTTGCCGGCATGCTGCAGACCCTCGGCTGGCCGGTGCTGGTTGCCGATCACTCGGGCTGGACGGGCTTTGCCCACAACTCCTGGTCGCTAAAGGGAAcgccagaggagcagcaacagcagctgcagctgaaatcCAATGTGCCCAGCGAGCTCAATTACAATGGATCACAGCGTGTGCTCTATTGGGCGGATGTCTCGTCGGAGATTGCGTTCGTGGTGCCGACAACGTGGAATCTTCGCTACAACAGCGACACGAGCGATGGCGGCAGTCTCTCCGGCAGCGATCAGCTTGGCACGAGCAATGTTTGGGCACGTTGCGAGTCGGAGGCAGGAACTGGTGCAGCCAAGTCAAAGCCGCGTAATCTCAGCTTGGAATTGGACACGAGCACGGGCACTGGGCGCAGCCAAAAGGATCCTGTGCCACCAACGCGTCGCAAGGGGAACGTAACCAAGCCGACGCTGCTCGCACAGGCTCCGGCCAAGATCTTCCTCGTGTGGCTGGAGAGCTACGAGGACTACCTGAACTTCCCGCTCGAGGATCTGCTCGCCTACACACGCACCGGCGAGGAGCTGCACTCGCTGCAGCAGCCCCGGGCCGCTGACTGTCATGTGATCTTCGTGCACTCGTTGCTGTCGGGACTGTTAAGGGTCAAGCTGCAGGGCCCGCCCGGTCGCATGAGCTTTGCCACGCCCCTAGTCGATGGCATGGTGCTGAGTCGACGCGTCGTTGGCAATCTGGTGCGTCAGACGGCCCTAAACATATCCCGCAGACGGCGACTGGACAACGATAA CTATCAACCGCCGCATGTGCGACGCCGCTTGAAGGTGCAGGACATTGTCCAGAAGTACAAAATGGATTTGAGCGAGGCCGAGCTGCTGGCCCATCTGTTTCAGCGTGCAATTTAG